The nucleotide window CCGGGCCACACTGCGCCTGCTCAGCCCCACCTCGGGCCAGATCTACTTCGACGGCCAGGACATCACCCGCCTGCCCGAGAAGGAGCTCATCCCCTTCCGCCGTCGCGCCCAGGCCGTCTTCCAGGACCCCTACGCCGCGCTCAGCCCCTACATGAGCGTGCGCCAAATCGTGGAGGAAGCGCTGCTGGTGCACGGGGGCTTCAGCCCGCGGCAGCGCGAAGCGAAGGTGCACGAGGCCCTCGCCCAAGTGCGGCTCTCCCCCGCCGCCGAGTTCGCCGCCAAGTTCCCCCACCAACTCTCGGGCGGACAGCGGCAACGGGTGGGCATCGCCCGCACCCTGGTGCTCTCGCCCGAGTACGTCGTGGCCGACGAGCCGGTCTCCATGATCGACGCCTCCTCCCGCGCCGAGATCCTCTACCTGCTCAAGGAGATCCAGCTCGAGCGCGGGCTGAGCTTTCTCTACATCACCCACGACCTGGCCACGAGCCGCCACTTCGCCGACCGCATCGCGGTGCTGTACTTGGGCCGCGTCGTCGAGGTGGCAAAGGCGGTGGAGCTGATCGACCGGCCCCATCACCCCTATACCCGGGCGCTGCTCGAGGCCGTCCCCGAAGCCAACCCCAAGAACCGGCTCGAGCGGCGCAACGTGGTGCAGGGCGAGCCGCCCAACCCCGCGCGAGTGCCCTCCGGCTGCGCCTTTCACCCGCGCTGCCCTCTGGCTATCCGGGGGCACTGCGAGCACGTGCGGCCCGAGCTGGAGCAGGTCGCCCCCGGGCATTGGGTGGCGTGTCATCTTTTCCCCGCCCAGGCGACGGATAATGCGAGAAAAGGGAAGTGAGGGGGAAGCATGAAGCGATTGCTGGTGCTCGTAGCACTCTTGGCAACAGCCTTCGGGTTGGGGCAGAACCATAACCCGGCAGGTCAGGCCCAGCCCCCTGCCCAGGACCCCCCCTGCGGCAGCATCGACAACTCCGGGGTGAGCGCCGAGAGCACCACCGGCTTCCCCCAGGCGCTGCAAAAAGCCGAGGACCGGGCTAATGTGTTGGATTTGCTGCTGGCAAAGATCTGGTTCTACTACCTCGACCAGGACTTCGAGGGCAAGGACTGGGAGAAGGTCAGCGCCCAATACAAGGCCCAAGCCCTTCAGGCCAAGAGCGAACGGGCTTACTACGACGCCCTGCGCGGCCTGGTGGGCGAACTCGACGGGGTGTTCCTCAGCGCGACGCAGCTCGAGGCCCAGTCCAGGCTCTCGCAGTCGCGCTCTGGGCAGGGGGGCATCGGCACCCTGATCTCCTCCTCCGAATCCCGCGAAGGCCTCACGGTGCGCTGGGTTCTGCCCGGCAGCCCCGCCGCCCGCGCCGGGATCAAGGCCCGCGACCGCATCCTGGCCGTCAATGGCCGCAACTGCCCTTCCACCGACCGCATCCGCGGCCCCGAGGGGAGCACCATCACCCTCAGCATCAAGTCGCCCGGCCAACCCCCGCGCGATGTGGTGGTGCAGCGGGCCCAGGTCAACTACCCCCCCACCATCATCGAGGCCAAGCGCCTCGAGGCCGACCCCGCGGTGGGCTACTTGTGGGTCAGCGAGTTGGGCGGGGAGCAGATACCGGCGGCGGTGGAGAAGGCCCTCGGCGAGCTTAGCGCGGGCGCGCCCCTCAAGGGCCTGATCCTCGACCTGCGGGGCACGGGGGGCTCGGGAATGCGCACCATGCGCTACCTGCTGGGCCACTTCATCAGCGGGGTCAAGTACGGCTTCGAGGGGCCGGAGTTTTACGAGCGGCGCAATATTCCCGCCCGTAAACCCGATCTGAGCCAGATTCCGCTGGTAGTACTCGTAGACCGCGGCACCACCGACTCGGCCAACATGAGCGCCGCCGTCTTGCAAATGCGCCCCAACACCACGCTCATCGGCGAGAAGACCGGGGGCGGCAACCGCTACTACCAGGGCCACGAACTGCCCGATGGCTCGGTGTTCTTCATCGCCCAGGGCCGCTTTGTGCTCCCCGGCGAGAAGCCCATGGAGCAGGAGCAGCTGACCCCGAGCGTGCTGGTGCTGCAGGACTGGCTCGAGTTCACCGAAGCCGATGACCCCTACATCAAAGCCGCGCTCGAGCGCTTGAAGTAGAAGGCCGATGCGTACCCCTCAGCGGTAAATCCAGAAGTAGGCCATCCCCAGCGTCAGCAGCGTGAGGGGTAGGCCAAAGCGCAGGTGCTCGAGGAAGCTCAGGCGCTCTCCCTCCCGGCGGGCGGCCTCGGCTACGATCAGGTTGGCTACCGAGCCCAGCAAGGTCAGGTTTCCAGCCAGGGTCGAGGCGGCGGCCAGCAGCAGCCAGCCCTGGGTGTCGCCCAGCGGGATCAGGGGGTGCAGCAGCAGCACAGCGGGCACGTTGGAGATCAGGTTGGAGAGCCCCGCCGTCACCCACAGCAGGCCCCAGGACGAAGCGGCCAGGGGTTGCAAGGGAGCCAGCATCCCCAGCAACTTTACTGCCTCGGTGACCATGAACAGCCCCGAGAACATCACCAGCAACTCCCAGTCCACCCGCAGGAAAAAGCGCTCCGAACGCAATCGGCGGCTCCACAGCAGGATCCCAGCAGCCACGAGCGCGGCTTGCGCCAACGGATAGCCGAGCACGAAGGCCGTCAGCAGCGCCAGCGTCACCCACACACCCTTAAACAACAACCCCCGATTCAACCGAAAGCGCATCTCGGGCAGGGGGGGCAGGGGCTTCGTCGAGCGCAACTCGGGGTAGAGCACGCAGAGCAGGCCCACCTGGAGCGACAGCCCCACCAGGGCCACCGGGGCCAGCGCGCCCGCAAAGTCGAGGTAGGAAATCCTGGAGAACGAACCCACCAGGATGTTCTGGGGGTTGCCGGTGAGGGTGGCGACCGAGCCCAAGTTGGTGGCTCCGGCCAGGGCCAGCAGGTAAGGCACGGCGGGCAGCCGCAGTCGCCGGGTCATCTCCAGCACCAGCGGCGTGAGCAAAATGGCGATGGTGTCGTTGAGGAAAAGCGCCGAGAGCACCCCGGTGGCGCAGGTCAGCCACACCAGCAAGCCCAGGGGGGTGCGGGCCAGGTGTACCAGGCGACCCAGCACCAGCTGGAAGAAGCCCGCGTAGCCCAGATGGGCGTTGAGCACCATCACCCCGAACAAAAAGGCCAGGGTGTTGGGATCGAGGGCCCCCCAGGCCGACTCGAGGTCGAGCACCCCCAGCACCATCAGCAAGGCCGCTCCGCTGAGGGCGATGGCCGCCCGGTTCATGCGGTAGCCGGGCAGGTAGCCCAGCCCCAGACCCAAGTAGGTCAGGGAAAGCGACAAGTAAGCCAGCCAGAGCAGCGCGGTCTCCATAGGGCTGTGGAAGAGCATGGCGTCGAGGGCTGGCTCGAGTCAATAGCGTGGCGGGACGTTCTGGCTCATCTTTCGCCCGACAAAACCACCTCCACCAACGCGTCGGCGCCGGGCCTGGCCTCGAGTTCCCTCAAGCGCTGACGGATACGGGTCTGGGAGCCGGGTTGCAGCGCCTCGAGCGCGGTGCGGGCCACGTCCTGGGGGCTGAAGATGCCGCGCAGTTCGGGGTAGAGCCGTTCGCCGAGGTACTGGTTGGGCAGGGCCAGGTGGGGGATGCGGGCCTCGAGCCGCCGCACGATCTCGTGGCGCAGCCACTTTCCACCGGGCAGCAGCCCGATCCAGTGCAGCAGGCCCTCGATGGGCACGGGGATGGCCTCGGGCTTGTGCAAAGGCAGCAGGACCACCGCCGGAAGGCCCAGAAAGCCCATCTCGAGCGTGCTGGTGCCGGGGATGGTCAGGGCCAGCTTGGCCTGGCGCATCGCCCCGTAACGCAGGTCTTCGTCGAGTACGGCCACCTCGAGCCCCCCCTCACTCACCACCCGGTCGCCCTGCAAGCTTCCGCCCACCCCACCAAACTCGCGCACCAGCCGGGCCGAGAGCCCCTCCTCGATGGAACGACGGGTCAGCAGGCGGCTTTTGACCCAGGCGAAGCGCAGGTGGGGCTGGGCGGCGGCGATGTGCTCGGCGGCGGCCAACATGAAGCCCAGCATGTACTTCACCGCGAAGGGGCGGCTGCTGGGGAACAGCAACACGTCGGCCCGGGGCCAGGAAGCCCCCGAGCGCAGGGCGTCCTCGAGGGCATCGACGACCAAGTTGCCCACCGCCTGCACCTGCTCAGGCCGCGCACCACGGGCCAGCGCCTGTTGCACGCTGCGCTCGGAGTCGAGCAGATAGGCCCTCAGGCCCCGCCGCCAGGCCCGCCCGTTGAAGCTGTAGGCGTAAGCGGGGTAGCCAGTAGCCCGCCCCAGCAGCACCGCATCGCGGGGGGCTCCGCCCAGCATCAGCACCACGCCCCGGCCTGCGCCTTTGCGCCGGGCCAGCCGGGCCAGAAACTCCGTACGACCCGAGATGGCGTCGAGCGGCAACTGCCGGGCCTTGGTCTCCTCGGTGCCGGTGGCGAACTGGTCGCGGATCAGGAACAACTCGATGCGGGCTTGCGGCACCCGCTCGCGCAGCCGCCGCAACACCGGGGGCACCCAGGTCGAGAGTTCGCCGGGGCCATTGGTCAGCAGGAGGATCTCGTCCAGCGCCATCGGGCAGATTGTATCGCCCCAGCGGGCATCTGTAGCCACCGCAGGGCCCTGAGACCGCGGGCGGGCCTCACCTTGCTAGGATCTGAACCCAGCCGGGCTGGGAGGGTTGAGGAAAAGGCGGCTCGGTCACCACGATCCCCAGCCGCTCCAGGCCAGCCTCCAGCAGCAGGTCCCGTCCCCTGATCAGCGCTTCCAGGTCGTCGGGGAGGGGTTGGTCAGGCGTCACCGCCTCGGCGTAGGGTCTGCCATC belongs to Calidithermus timidus DSM 17022 and includes:
- a CDS encoding S41 family peptidase; its protein translation is MKRLLVLVALLATAFGLGQNHNPAGQAQPPAQDPPCGSIDNSGVSAESTTGFPQALQKAEDRANVLDLLLAKIWFYYLDQDFEGKDWEKVSAQYKAQALQAKSERAYYDALRGLVGELDGVFLSATQLEAQSRLSQSRSGQGGIGTLISSSESREGLTVRWVLPGSPAARAGIKARDRILAVNGRNCPSTDRIRGPEGSTITLSIKSPGQPPRDVVVQRAQVNYPPTIIEAKRLEADPAVGYLWVSELGGEQIPAAVEKALGELSAGAPLKGLILDLRGTGGSGMRTMRYLLGHFISGVKYGFEGPEFYERRNIPARKPDLSQIPLVVLVDRGTTDSANMSAAVLQMRPNTTLIGEKTGGGNRYYQGHELPDGSVFFIAQGRFVLPGEKPMEQEQLTPSVLVLQDWLEFTEADDPYIKAALERLK
- a CDS encoding anion transporter, translated to METALLWLAYLSLSLTYLGLGLGYLPGYRMNRAAIALSGAALLMVLGVLDLESAWGALDPNTLAFLFGVMVLNAHLGYAGFFQLVLGRLVHLARTPLGLLVWLTCATGVLSALFLNDTIAILLTPLVLEMTRRLRLPAVPYLLALAGATNLGSVATLTGNPQNILVGSFSRISYLDFAGALAPVALVGLSLQVGLLCVLYPELRSTKPLPPLPEMRFRLNRGLLFKGVWVTLALLTAFVLGYPLAQAALVAAGILLWSRRLRSERFFLRVDWELLVMFSGLFMVTEAVKLLGMLAPLQPLAASSWGLLWVTAGLSNLISNVPAVLLLHPLIPLGDTQGWLLLAAASTLAGNLTLLGSVANLIVAEAARREGERLSFLEHLRFGLPLTLLTLGMAYFWIYR